A window from Triticum aestivum cultivar Chinese Spring chromosome 6D, IWGSC CS RefSeq v2.1, whole genome shotgun sequence encodes these proteins:
- the LOC123140678 gene encoding uncharacterized protein codes for MASSNGALNPSLISGLLNSIEQLNGTNFPTWKEQISINLGVMDLDYALREKAPVPLSSDDENLAERTKVYEANKEKWERSNRLSLMIMKSTITLGIRGAIPDSECAKTYLASVEEQFKGSTKVYASTLIMKMLTTKYDGASGVREHIMTMNDMAAKLKGMDMEISEGFLVHFIMTSLPVEFGPFKINYNTQKEKWTMGELTAMCVQEEERLKIERKDYAHLTSMNSGKRKFNGENKTQKKLGPSHKAESSKSGAKRSKPSVANEPSAPKKPYCKFCKHDGHKEKDCDGFKAWLVKKGIPYREDASKGGANS; via the exons ATGGCCTCTTCAAACGGAG CTTTGAACCCATCACTTATTTCTGGGCTCCTAAACTCAATTGAGCAACTCAATGGGACTAACTTTCCTACATGGAAGGAGCAGATTTCCATTAACCTTGGGGTCATGGATCTTGACTACGCACTTAGGGAGAAGGCTCCAGTTCCCTTGTCCTCTGATGATGAAAACCTTGCTGAGAGAACTAAGGTTTATGAGGCTAACAAGGAGAAGTGGGAGCGCTccaatcgattgtccctcatgaTCATGAAAAGCACAATTACTCTTGGGATTAGGGGAGCTATCCCCGATTCCGAATGTGCTAAGACTTATCTGGCATCGGTGGAGGAACAGTTTAAAGGCTCCACAAAAGTCTATGCCAGTACACTGATCATGAAAATGCTCACCACTAAGTATGATGGTGCAAGCGGTGTGAGAGAACATATCATGACTATGAACGATATGGCCGCAAAATTAAAGGGCATGGACATGGAGATTTCTGAGGGCTTCTTGGTTCATTTCATTATGACCTCCCTTCCAGTGGAGTTTGGTCCATTCAAGATCAACTATAACACACAGAAGGAGAAGTGGACCATGGGTGAGCTCACGGCTATGTGCGTTCAAGAAGAGGAGCGACTTAAGATCGAGAGAAAAGATTACGCTCATCTTACTTCCATGAACTCAGGGAAGAGAAAGTTTAATGGTGAAAATAAGACTCAGAAAAAATTAGGTCCTTCACATAAGGCCGAGTCAAGCAAGTCTGGGGCCAAAAGGTCAAAGCCTTCTGTTGCTAATGAGCCTTCTGCACCTAAGAAGCCTTATTGCAAGTTTTGCAAACATGACGGACATAAGGAGAAGGATTGCGATGGCTTTAAGGCATGGCTTGTAAAGAAGG GGATTCCTTACCGTGAGGACGCTTCAAAGGGGGGAGCGAATTCTTAG